From Candidatus Doudnabacteria bacterium, a single genomic window includes:
- a CDS encoding class I tRNA ligase family protein: MKQTFKPIDPKPDFPKLEEEVLKFWEDNQIFQKSLEQTKNGKPYVFYDGPPFATGTPHYGHILGSTVKDLFPRYQTMNGRFVRRRWGWDCHGLPIEEIVERKLGISGKKDIEKLGIKKFNETCRSMVLEYVGEWRKTIRRIARWVDFDNSYKTMDRDYMESVWWAFKQIYDKGLVYEGRRVLLYCPRCETPVSNFEVAMDNSYQEVTEEAVTVKFKIQKQKNTYLLAWTTTPWTLPGNVALAVGADIDYVKVKAGDEFYILAKKTE; the protein is encoded by the coding sequence ATGAAGCAAACTTTTAAACCAATCGATCCGAAGCCTGACTTTCCCAAACTTGAGGAAGAGGTCTTAAAGTTTTGGGAAGACAATCAGATCTTCCAAAAATCTTTGGAGCAGACGAAAAACGGCAAGCCGTACGTTTTTTATGACGGCCCGCCGTTTGCTACAGGTACACCGCATTACGGACATATTTTAGGTTCAACTGTAAAGGACCTGTTTCCGCGCTATCAGACTATGAACGGAAGATTTGTCCGCCGCCGCTGGGGCTGGGACTGCCATGGCCTGCCGATAGAAGAGATAGTTGAGCGGAAATTGGGGATCTCAGGCAAAAAGGACATTGAGAAGCTGGGCATAAAAAAATTCAACGAAACCTGCCGCTCAATGGTTTTGGAATATGTGGGCGAGTGGCGGAAGACCATCCGCCGAATTGCGCGCTGGGTTGATTTTGATAATTCTTACAAAACCATGGATCGCGACTACATGGAGTCCGTCTGGTGGGCATTCAAACAGATCTATGACAAAGGGTTGGTTTACGAAGGCCGCCGGGTGCTTCTTTATTGTCCTCGTTGCGAAACGCCGGTTTCAAATTTTGAAGTGGCTATGGATAACAGTTATCAGGAAGTCACAGAAGAAGCGGTAACCGTAAAATTCAAAATCCAAAAGCAGAAGAACACTTATTTATTGGCCTGGACGACCACCCCCTGGACTTTGCCGGGCAATGTGGCCTTGGCTGTGGGTGCGGATATTGATTACGTAAAAGTTAAAGCAGGCGATGAGTTCTATATTTTGGCAAAAAAAACTGAATAA